A genomic stretch from Thermomonospora umbrina includes:
- a CDS encoding NADP-dependent oxidoreductase yields MRAVVVKSFGGPEALKVVDVAMPEPGAGQILVRVEGAAVNPVDLATRAGGMAEAGLMERRDVTGIGWDVAGRVEQVGPGVTGFAAGDRVIGMRDRLDLSLGAYAEFMVLDASAAAPAPEGLTAIEAATLPLAALTASQSLDLLGLAAGETLLVTGAAGAVGGFAVELAALRGLRVVAQAGGDAEELVRGLGAHAFVERSEALADRARDLVPGGVDGVLDAAVLGLPAFDAVRSRGAFVSVIGGTAPPPLRGVRVLDQWIAADGRTLAGLSDLVREGRLTTRVAATFPLEDAAHAHERFAKGGLRGRLVLTP; encoded by the coding sequence ATGCGCGCGGTAGTGGTCAAGTCCTTCGGCGGTCCGGAGGCCCTGAAGGTCGTCGACGTGGCGATGCCGGAACCCGGGGCGGGACAGATCCTGGTCAGGGTCGAGGGGGCCGCCGTCAACCCGGTGGATCTCGCCACCCGGGCGGGCGGCATGGCCGAGGCCGGACTGATGGAGCGGCGGGACGTCACCGGCATCGGGTGGGACGTCGCGGGGCGCGTCGAACAGGTGGGGCCGGGGGTGACGGGCTTCGCCGCCGGGGACCGGGTGATCGGGATGCGCGATCGGTTGGACCTGTCCCTGGGGGCGTACGCGGAATTCATGGTGCTGGACGCGTCCGCCGCCGCGCCCGCCCCGGAGGGGCTCACGGCCATCGAGGCCGCGACGCTGCCGCTGGCGGCGCTGACGGCGTCCCAGTCGCTCGACCTGCTCGGCCTCGCCGCCGGCGAGACGCTGCTGGTCACGGGTGCGGCCGGAGCGGTCGGGGGCTTCGCCGTGGAATTGGCCGCGCTGCGCGGACTGCGGGTGGTGGCGCAGGCCGGCGGCGACGCCGAGGAGCTCGTCCGGGGGCTCGGCGCCCACGCGTTCGTGGAGCGGTCCGAGGCCCTCGCGGACCGCGCGCGCGACCTGGTGCCGGGCGGCGTGGACGGCGTGCTCGACGCGGCGGTGCTCGGACTGCCCGCGTTCGACGCGGTGCGGAGTCGGGGCGCGTTCGTCTCCGTGATCGGCGGGACCGCGCCCCCGCCGCTCCGAGGCGTGCGGGTGCTCGACCAGTGGATCGCGGCGGACGGCCGAACCCTCGCCGGCCTGTCCGACCTCGTCCGAGAGGGCCGGCTGACGACGCGGGTCGCGGCCACCTTCCCGCTGGAGGACGCCGCCCACGCCCACGAGAGGTTCGCCAAGGGCGGTCTGCGCGGACGGCTCGTCCTCACGCCGTGA
- the ccrA gene encoding crotonyl-CoA carboxylase/reductase yields MSDLLDAVRAGASPAELLNCDLPTHYRAAYTRLDEIGIFEGETDKDVRRSIHVGDVEMPELAPDEVIVAVMSAAVNFNSVWTAIFEPMPTFYFLNKLGKKDRWGARHDQAFHQLGSDASGVVVRVGAGVRHFKVGDKVIVTPSAIDDQAPASQDDGVLAPDPIAWGFENNYGAFGEFCIAKATQLLKKPSHLSWEESAANMLCAGTAYRMLISRNGARMKMGDVVLVWGATGGLGSYAVQLVKNAGGIPVAVVSSEDKAELVRRQGCEHVINRAEVDFGDKGLSHPKGWRRLGEEIRRLVGEDPHIVFEYLGRETFGASVYVARRGGKIVTCGSSTGYRHEYDNRYLWMNVKSIVGSHGFNYQEAAETARLLDLGLLHPTLSKVYPLEQTGEAVRAVQTNNHIGKVGILFGATEEHQGIDDPAKRERLGENMINLYRQ; encoded by the coding sequence ATGTCTGATCTGCTCGACGCCGTACGCGCCGGCGCCTCCCCCGCCGAGCTGCTGAACTGCGACCTGCCGACGCACTACCGGGCCGCCTACACGCGCCTGGACGAGATCGGCATCTTCGAAGGGGAGACCGACAAGGACGTCCGCCGGTCGATCCACGTCGGGGACGTGGAGATGCCCGAACTCGCGCCGGACGAGGTGATCGTCGCGGTGATGTCCGCGGCGGTGAACTTCAACTCGGTGTGGACGGCCATCTTCGAGCCGATGCCGACGTTCTACTTCCTCAACAAGCTGGGCAAGAAGGACCGCTGGGGCGCCCGGCACGACCAGGCGTTCCACCAGCTCGGCTCGGACGCCTCCGGCGTCGTGGTCCGCGTCGGCGCGGGTGTCCGGCACTTCAAGGTCGGCGACAAGGTGATCGTCACCCCGTCCGCCATCGACGACCAGGCCCCGGCCAGCCAGGACGACGGGGTCCTCGCCCCCGACCCCATCGCCTGGGGCTTCGAGAACAACTACGGGGCGTTCGGCGAGTTCTGCATCGCCAAGGCCACCCAACTCCTGAAGAAGCCCTCGCACCTGTCCTGGGAGGAGTCGGCGGCCAACATGCTGTGCGCCGGCACCGCCTACCGGATGCTGATCAGCCGCAACGGCGCCCGGATGAAGATGGGCGACGTGGTGCTGGTCTGGGGCGCGACCGGCGGCCTCGGCTCGTACGCGGTGCAGTTGGTCAAGAACGCCGGCGGCATCCCCGTCGCGGTGGTCTCCTCCGAGGACAAGGCGGAGCTGGTCCGCAGGCAGGGCTGCGAGCACGTGATCAACCGCGCCGAGGTCGACTTCGGCGACAAGGGCCTCAGTCATCCCAAGGGCTGGCGTCGCCTCGGTGAGGAGATCCGGCGGCTGGTCGGCGAGGACCCGCACATCGTGTTCGAGTACCTCGGCCGCGAGACGTTCGGCGCGTCGGTCTACGTCGCCCGGCGCGGCGGCAAGATCGTCACGTGCGGCTCCAGCACCGGCTACCGGCACGAGTACGACAACCGGTACCTGTGGATGAACGTGAAGAGCATCGTCGGCAGCCACGGCTTCAACTACCAGGAGGCCGCCGAGACCGCCCGGCTGCTCGACCTGGGCCTGCTGCACCCGACGCTGTCGAAGGTCTACCCCCTGGAGCAGACCGGCGAGGCCGTCCGCGCCGTGCAGACCAACAACCACATCGGCAAGGTCGGCATCCTCTTCGGGGCCACCGAGGAGCACCAGGGCATCGACGACCCGGCCAAGCGCGAGCGCCTCGGCGAGAACATGATCAACCTGTACCGCCAGTGA
- a CDS encoding type I polyketide synthase codes for MQSNDRSGARPDEPRITEDAIRRYLIEQIARRSRITAAEVDPDRPVEEFGLASRDAVAIAGELEQLLGRSLPATLVWEHPTINGLAAVLSGAAEPAATAAASVDAVRNERPDEPIAVIGIGCRFPGGASGDLSGPEQYWRFLLGEGDAIREVPEGRWDAFDDGSPEVGDLLAKTTRLGGFLNDLAGFDARFFGITPGEADLMDPQQRLVLEVAWEAFEHAGLAPASLRGTRTGVFVGVGAPEYAAFTASDLTAVEPFTTTGASLAIIANRLSYLLDLRGPSMIVDTACSSSLVSTHLAVRALRAGDADVALAGGVNLLLSPTVTMTFDQGGGTAADGRCKAFDASADGMVRAEGCGAVVLKRLSDAQRDGDRILAVIRGTGVNSDGRSNGLVAPNSEAQKALLRQVYASSGVDPAEVDYIEAHGTGTFLGDPIEAKALGEVLGASGGRPEDEPLLLGSAKANLGHMESAAGIAGLIKTVLALRHRTIPKSPHFKEPNPHIPFEEMRVAVTAAETAWPKRSHPARAGVSGFGFGGTNAHVILEEAPPAARGTADTALVRSFPLSDTAADRIAEHAADLAAWVEAGGDDVPLADLAYTLHRRDGRGRSRAAVVARDRAGLLDGLKALAAGDPHPAVVSATALGMPRPPVWVFSGFGAQRPEMARRLLQEEAAFTEAIDDVDRLMAEEGDFSLWDFIENAEEKPHPAHTMMALFGIQIGLARMWRSYGVTPAAVVGHSMGEIAAAVVAGRLTLTDGVKVICRRSTVMTRLLGGSGAMAVLGASEDEVRALAHDLPDVHPAVFSAPRQTVVTGAADQIAVIMERAEKEGRLAREVKAGAAGHSPQTEPLLPELRELLADVGTEPGVPLAPDIAFYSTALEDPRAADVLDADYWAANLRNPVRITGALTAAADDGHRTFVELNVHPILAGPTAETLEGTGALVTHTLKRAPKGQETDDTLTFHTQLATLAVNGYKVRRPAGSLIEPPPARWRHERHWAAPTVRRTGSRDEHPLLGAHTELPGEDRHVWRGDAGTAAQPWITRTGVHGIPILPPAALAEMALAAGAQALGTDEVRVNSLWMEQPLAPEEHATVTTTFTEVDHRVVIHARTAAGTWTRLASADVGPDHRSPMPALSAPGTEVAGADKGSRHHRLHPEVFDRCLDVLYAEAAAVEPGTWLVETIDSLRVYGPTHRGGHCQVSVVHGDETHGTLRLLGEDGEVLIEAAGIVLRRVERADIPVPLTGKLAELRWDETDAPEPSVADGTWLVLAADGDPFADALDAELRDGGHRVVRHAITRRPPDDHPPMDQPPTGVVLIPSPELVDEDLVLMVAGVSHSLPNGTRLWVATREALPVLDGEAGRPRQGFIRALTRVLLFERSALRATLVDIDDLAGVPALITELLGDADATEVAWRDGVRYVARLDRARLAADGDPRPRKIVCRGGAYVITGGYGGIGLVTAQLLAERGAGRIVLSGRSGPGPDAEKVIARLREGGVDVGVVLGDIAAEGVAERLIAAATEGGARLCGVVHGAAGMDDRLIADLGPDDLHRVWTPKVAGAWRLHEALQNAGADDDLDFFLMHSSAAALLGSPGQASYAAANAALDALVSWRRAHGLAAATINWGTWSQIGGAADISVTVLDPITPGEGVEALEALLAHDRAATGVARFDAASAVELFPELKRIPYFAALVAEAGADGDDEADDWPGVAALHEMDPDEARDAISARVRHRIASVLGYAPERLDPAASLTDLGLDSLVAVRIKSGVEHDLGLTVPAALLLQGASIDSFEEWASGELGLGARTRPAASSAAVSNAEAGYVMPRDASERLAVRIFEDVLGLERVSVAADFFELGGQDHQADQVVAVLSRELGADLTRGVVFETPTAEHVADLIRAVDEEAARQIVRLLQPGRPHRRPIFIAHPAGGTTACYQQLAALLGPDQPVYGLERFDDAPGVEERAARYVQHLTEAQPDGPFRLGGWSFGGVLAYETARQLTAAGREVELVALFDAGLPHDVEDDADSLARRFVAFADYVNETYELGVELRYEELAGLTEDAQFALVMERAGGLAELLPPAVLHHQLTSHQDTRSLEAYRPAPYDGRVVLYRAPEETPWAVKDARYVPDPTNRFGGFATHLEIVTIPGVHHLNLLDPPGVEILAAHLAKQLAPLRQVAPSGTS; via the coding sequence ATGCAGTCGAACGATCGTTCTGGAGCACGGCCGGACGAGCCGCGGATCACCGAGGACGCGATTCGTCGGTATCTGATCGAGCAGATCGCGCGCCGCTCCAGGATCACGGCCGCCGAGGTCGACCCCGACCGTCCCGTCGAGGAGTTCGGGCTCGCCTCCCGCGACGCCGTCGCCATCGCCGGTGAGCTCGAGCAGTTGCTCGGTCGCTCGCTGCCCGCCACCCTCGTCTGGGAGCACCCCACGATCAACGGGCTCGCCGCCGTGCTGTCCGGCGCGGCCGAGCCCGCCGCCACGGCCGCCGCGTCCGTGGACGCCGTCCGCAACGAGCGGCCCGACGAGCCGATCGCCGTCATCGGCATCGGCTGCCGCTTCCCCGGCGGCGCGTCCGGCGACCTGTCCGGCCCCGAGCAGTACTGGCGCTTCCTGCTCGGCGAGGGGGACGCGATCCGGGAGGTCCCCGAGGGCCGCTGGGACGCCTTCGACGACGGCTCGCCCGAGGTCGGCGACCTGCTGGCGAAGACCACCCGACTGGGCGGGTTCCTCAACGACCTCGCCGGGTTCGACGCCCGGTTCTTCGGCATCACGCCGGGCGAGGCCGACCTGATGGACCCGCAGCAACGGCTGGTCCTGGAGGTGGCCTGGGAGGCGTTCGAGCACGCCGGGCTGGCCCCCGCGTCGCTGCGCGGCACCCGCACGGGCGTGTTCGTCGGGGTCGGCGCGCCGGAGTACGCCGCGTTCACCGCCTCCGACCTGACCGCCGTCGAGCCGTTCACCACGACCGGCGCGTCGCTCGCCATCATCGCCAACCGGCTGTCGTACCTGCTGGACCTGCGCGGTCCCAGCATGATCGTGGACACCGCCTGCTCGTCCTCGCTGGTGTCCACGCACCTGGCCGTCCGGGCGCTGCGGGCCGGGGACGCCGACGTGGCGCTGGCCGGCGGGGTCAACCTGCTGCTGTCGCCGACCGTCACCATGACGTTCGACCAGGGCGGCGGGACCGCCGCCGACGGCCGCTGCAAGGCGTTCGACGCGTCCGCCGACGGGATGGTCCGCGCCGAGGGCTGCGGCGCCGTGGTGCTCAAGCGGCTGTCGGACGCCCAACGCGACGGCGACCGGATCCTGGCCGTCATCCGGGGCACCGGCGTCAACTCCGACGGGCGCTCCAACGGGCTCGTCGCCCCCAACTCCGAGGCCCAGAAGGCGCTGCTGCGCCAGGTGTACGCGTCCTCCGGCGTCGACCCCGCCGAGGTCGACTACATCGAGGCGCACGGCACCGGGACGTTCCTCGGCGACCCGATCGAGGCCAAGGCGCTCGGCGAGGTGCTGGGCGCCTCCGGCGGTCGCCCCGAGGACGAGCCGCTGCTGCTGGGCTCGGCCAAGGCGAACCTGGGCCACATGGAGTCGGCGGCCGGCATCGCCGGGCTGATCAAGACGGTGCTGGCGCTGCGGCATCGGACGATCCCGAAGAGCCCGCACTTCAAGGAGCCCAACCCGCACATCCCGTTCGAGGAGATGCGGGTCGCGGTCACGGCGGCGGAGACCGCATGGCCGAAGCGCAGCCACCCTGCCCGCGCGGGCGTGTCCGGCTTCGGCTTCGGCGGCACCAACGCGCACGTGATCCTGGAGGAGGCCCCGCCGGCGGCGCGGGGGACGGCGGACACCGCGCTGGTCCGCTCGTTCCCGCTGTCGGACACGGCCGCCGACCGGATCGCCGAGCACGCCGCCGACCTCGCCGCCTGGGTCGAGGCGGGCGGGGACGACGTCCCCCTCGCCGACCTGGCGTACACCCTGCACCGCAGGGACGGCCGGGGCCGGTCGCGCGCCGCCGTGGTGGCGCGCGACCGGGCCGGGCTGCTGGACGGGCTGAAGGCGCTGGCCGCCGGGGACCCGCATCCGGCCGTCGTGTCGGCCACCGCGCTCGGGATGCCCCGCCCGCCGGTCTGGGTCTTCTCCGGATTCGGGGCGCAGCGCCCCGAGATGGCGCGGCGGCTCCTCCAGGAGGAGGCCGCGTTCACCGAGGCGATCGACGACGTCGACCGGCTGATGGCGGAGGAGGGCGACTTCTCCCTCTGGGACTTCATCGAGAACGCCGAGGAGAAACCGCACCCGGCGCACACGATGATGGCGCTGTTCGGCATCCAGATCGGGCTGGCCCGCATGTGGCGCTCGTACGGGGTCACCCCGGCCGCCGTCGTCGGCCACTCGATGGGCGAGATCGCGGCGGCGGTCGTCGCCGGCAGGCTCACCCTCACCGACGGCGTCAAGGTCATCTGCCGGCGCTCCACGGTGATGACGAGGCTGCTCGGCGGCTCCGGGGCGATGGCCGTCCTCGGCGCGTCCGAGGACGAGGTCCGCGCGCTGGCCCACGACCTGCCGGACGTGCACCCGGCCGTGTTCTCCGCGCCGCGGCAGACCGTCGTCACCGGGGCTGCGGACCAGATCGCCGTCATTATGGAACGGGCCGAAAAGGAGGGCCGGCTCGCCCGCGAGGTCAAGGCGGGGGCCGCCGGACACTCCCCGCAGACCGAGCCGCTGCTGCCCGAGCTGCGCGAACTCCTCGCCGACGTGGGCACCGAGCCGGGTGTCCCGCTGGCCCCCGACATCGCGTTCTACTCCACCGCCCTGGAGGACCCGCGCGCCGCCGACGTCCTCGACGCCGACTACTGGGCGGCCAACCTGCGCAACCCGGTGCGGATCACGGGGGCGCTGACCGCCGCCGCCGACGACGGGCACCGCACGTTCGTCGAGCTGAACGTCCACCCGATCCTGGCCGGGCCGACGGCCGAGACGCTGGAGGGCACCGGCGCGCTGGTGACCCACACGCTGAAGCGGGCGCCCAAGGGCCAGGAGACCGACGACACCCTGACCTTCCACACCCAGCTCGCCACCCTGGCCGTCAACGGGTACAAGGTCCGCCGGCCCGCCGGGTCGCTGATCGAGCCGCCGCCCGCCCGGTGGCGGCACGAGCGGCACTGGGCCGCGCCGACCGTGCGCCGCACCGGGAGTCGTGACGAGCACCCGCTGCTCGGCGCGCACACCGAGCTGCCCGGCGAGGACCGGCACGTGTGGCGCGGCGACGCGGGCACCGCGGCCCAGCCGTGGATCACGCGGACCGGCGTGCACGGGATCCCGATCCTGCCGCCCGCCGCCCTCGCCGAGATGGCGCTGGCGGCCGGGGCGCAGGCGCTCGGCACCGACGAGGTCCGCGTCAACAGCCTGTGGATGGAGCAGCCGCTCGCGCCGGAGGAGCACGCCACCGTCACCACCACGTTCACCGAGGTCGACCACCGGGTCGTGATCCACGCCCGGACCGCCGCCGGCACGTGGACCCGGCTGGCCAGCGCCGACGTGGGCCCCGACCACCGGAGCCCCATGCCGGCGCTGTCCGCCCCGGGCACCGAGGTCGCCGGGGCCGACAAGGGGAGCCGGCACCACCGGCTGCACCCCGAGGTCTTCGACCGCTGCCTGGACGTGCTGTACGCGGAGGCCGCCGCCGTCGAGCCCGGCACCTGGCTGGTGGAGACCATCGACAGCCTGCGCGTGTACGGCCCGACCCACCGCGGCGGGCACTGCCAGGTCTCGGTCGTCCACGGCGACGAGACCCACGGCACGCTGCGCCTCCTCGGCGAGGACGGCGAGGTGCTGATCGAGGCCGCCGGGATCGTCCTGCGCCGGGTCGAACGCGCCGACATCCCCGTGCCGCTCACCGGGAAGCTCGCCGAGCTGCGCTGGGACGAGACCGACGCGCCCGAGCCGTCCGTCGCCGACGGGACCTGGCTGGTGCTGGCCGCCGACGGCGACCCGTTCGCCGACGCGCTGGACGCCGAACTGCGGGACGGCGGGCACCGCGTCGTTCGGCACGCCATCACCCGGCGGCCGCCGGACGACCACCCGCCGATGGACCAGCCACCGACCGGCGTCGTGCTGATCCCGTCCCCCGAGCTGGTGGACGAGGACCTCGTGCTGATGGTCGCCGGCGTGAGCCACAGCCTGCCCAACGGCACCCGCCTGTGGGTCGCCACCCGCGAGGCGCTGCCCGTTCTGGACGGCGAGGCCGGACGGCCGAGGCAGGGCTTCATCCGGGCGCTGACCCGGGTGCTGCTCTTCGAACGGTCCGCGCTGCGGGCCACCCTCGTCGACATCGACGACCTGGCAGGCGTGCCCGCTCTGATCACCGAGCTGCTCGGCGACGCCGACGCGACCGAGGTCGCCTGGCGGGACGGCGTCCGGTACGTGGCGCGCCTCGACCGGGCCCGCCTCGCGGCGGACGGCGACCCCCGGCCCAGGAAGATCGTCTGTCGGGGCGGCGCGTACGTCATCACCGGCGGCTACGGCGGCATCGGACTGGTCACGGCGCAACTGCTGGCCGAGCGGGGCGCCGGCCGGATCGTGCTGTCGGGGCGTTCCGGACCCGGGCCCGACGCCGAGAAGGTGATCGCCAGGCTTCGGGAGGGCGGTGTCGACGTCGGCGTGGTCCTCGGCGACATCGCCGCCGAGGGCGTGGCCGAGCGGCTGATCGCGGCGGCCACGGAGGGCGGCGCGAGACTGTGCGGCGTCGTCCACGGAGCCGCCGGGATGGACGACCGGCTCATCGCCGACCTGGGCCCCGACGACCTGCACCGGGTCTGGACCCCCAAGGTCGCCGGCGCCTGGCGGCTGCACGAGGCGCTGCAGAACGCCGGGGCGGACGACGACCTGGACTTCTTCCTGATGCACTCGTCGGCCGCGGCGCTGCTGGGCTCGCCCGGACAGGCGTCGTACGCCGCCGCCAACGCCGCGCTCGACGCGCTGGTCTCCTGGCGGCGGGCGCACGGGCTGGCCGCCGCCACCATCAACTGGGGCACCTGGTCGCAGATCGGCGGCGCGGCCGACATCAGCGTCACCGTGCTCGACCCGATCACCCCCGGCGAGGGTGTCGAGGCGCTGGAGGCGCTGCTCGCCCACGACCGGGCCGCCACCGGGGTCGCGCGCTTCGACGCGGCCTCCGCGGTGGAGCTGTTCCCCGAGCTCAAGCGCATCCCGTACTTCGCCGCGCTGGTGGCGGAGGCCGGGGCCGACGGCGACGACGAGGCCGACGACTGGCCCGGCGTCGCCGCCCTGCACGAGATGGACCCGGACGAGGCCCGCGACGCCATCTCCGCCCGCGTCCGCCACCGGATCGCCTCCGTCCTCGGCTACGCCCCCGAACGGCTCGACCCGGCCGCCTCGCTCACCGACCTGGGCCTGGACTCGCTGGTCGCGGTGCGGATCAAGAGCGGGGTCGAGCACGACCTCGGGCTGACCGTCCCCGCCGCGCTGCTGCTCCAGGGCGCGAGCATCGACTCCTTCGAGGAGTGGGCGTCCGGCGAGCTGGGCCTCGGCGCCCGCACCCGGCCCGCCGCCTCCTCGGCGGCGGTCTCCAATGCCGAGGCCGGGTACGTGATGCCACGCGACGCCTCCGAGCGGCTCGCCGTGCGGATCTTCGAGGACGTGCTCGGCCTGGAACGGGTCAGCGTCGCCGCCGACTTCTTCGAGCTCGGCGGCCAGGACCACCAGGCCGACCAGGTGGTCGCGGTGCTGAGCCGGGAGCTGGGCGCCGACCTCACCCGGGGCGTGGTGTTCGAGACCCCGACCGCCGAGCACGTCGCCGACCTGATCCGCGCCGTGGACGAGGAGGCCGCCCGGCAGATCGTCCGGCTGCTGCAGCCGGGCCGCCCGCACCGGCGGCCGATCTTCATCGCGCACCCGGCGGGCGGCACCACCGCCTGCTACCAGCAGCTCGCCGCGCTGCTCGGCCCCGACCAGCCGGTGTACGGCCTGGAGCGGTTCGACGACGCGCCCGGTGTGGAGGAGCGCGCGGCCCGCTACGTCCAACATCTGACCGAGGCGCAGCCGGACGGGCCCTTCCGGCTCGGCGGCTGGTCGTTCGGCGGGGTGCTGGCCTACGAGACCGCCCGGCAGCTCACCGCCGCCGGGCGGGAGGTCGAGCTGGTGGCGCTGTTCGACGCGGGCCTGCCGCACGACGTGGAGGACGACGCCGACTCGCTGGCCCGCCGGTTCGTCGCCTTCGCCGACTACGTGAACGAGACCTACGAGCTGGGTGTCGAGCTGCGCTACGAGGAACTGGCGGGGCTCACCGAGGACGCCCAGTTCGCGCTGGTGATGGAGCGGGCGGGCGGGCTCGCCGAGCTGCTGCCCCCCGCCGTGCTCCACCACCAGCTCACGTCCCACCAGGACACCCGGTCGCTGGAGGCGTACCGGCCCGCGCCGTACGACGGTCGGGTGGTGCTCTACCGCGCGCCGGAGGAGACCCCCTGGGCGGTCAAGGACGCCCGGTACGTGCCGGATCCGACCAACCGGTTCGGGGGTTTCGCCACCCACCTGGAGATCGTGACGATCCCCGGGGTCCACCACCTCAACCTTCTCGATCCGCCGGGCGTGGAGATCCTCGCCGCCCACCTGGCCAAGCAGCTCGCCCCCCTCCGCCAGGTGGCACCGTCCGGCACCTCCTGA
- a CDS encoding winged helix-turn-helix transcriptional regulator yields the protein MGTQTAAQRREHARVVYDAYLAECPTRRLLDRISDKWVGLIINALSEGPRRYSDLSRRVASISDKMLTQTLRSLERDGLVTRTITPSVPVRVDYALTPLGLSLLPVMQAIKAWAEAHMDEVEAARNTHDTATTITS from the coding sequence ATGGGCACGCAGACCGCCGCACAGCGCAGGGAGCACGCTCGGGTCGTCTACGACGCGTACCTCGCCGAATGCCCCACGCGTCGCCTGCTCGACCGCATCAGCGACAAGTGGGTCGGCCTGATCATCAACGCCCTGTCGGAGGGGCCTCGGCGCTACAGCGACCTCTCCCGACGCGTCGCCAGCATCAGCGACAAGATGCTCACCCAGACCCTACGGAGCCTGGAACGCGACGGCCTCGTCACCCGCACGATCACCCCGTCCGTCCCGGTCCGCGTCGACTACGCCCTGACCCCTCTCGGCCTGAGCCTCCTTCCGGTGATGCAGGCCATCAAGGCGTGGGCCGAAGCCCACATGGACGAGGTCGAGGCCGCCCGCAACACCCACGACACCGCAACGACGATCACTTCGTGA